From the Solanum pennellii chromosome 4, SPENNV200 genome, one window contains:
- the LOC114076963 gene encoding F-box/FBD/LRR-repeat protein At1g13570-like, protein MELIKRSPNLSKLEIWDNTTADPAEAIMKYPVCLDQTLNKLESVSIHYFKRSKVVLSSVKLLFAHAPFLSRMSINWEKGSSLKEELDVATELMRFPGVSPKAELIYDPK, encoded by the exons ATGGAGTTGATTAAAAGATCCCCCAATTTGAGTAAACTTGAGATTTGG GACAATACTACTGCTGACCCTGCTGAAGCAATTATGAAATATCCAGTATGTTTGGACCAAACCCTCAACAAGCTTGAAAGTGTTTCCATCCATTACTTCAAGCGTTCCAAAGTTGTACTATCATCTGTAAAGTTATTGTTTGCTCATGCTCCATTTTTGTCAAGGATGAGCATTAATTGGGAAAAAGGTTCTAGTTTGAAAGAAGAATTGGATGTTGCCACAGAGTTGATGCGTTTCCCCGGAGTATCTCCTAAGGCAGAGCTAATCTATGATCCAAAATGA